A genomic stretch from Vibrio coralliilyticus includes:
- the ydiJ gene encoding D-2-hydroxyglutarate dehydrogenase YdiJ translates to MLPRLHSQSDVDPVVLSFLEDLRQSGFTGDIESQYSSRLAVATDNSVYQQLPQSVVHPKSTQDVVLIGRLSTQSQYERITFSPRGGGTGTNGQSLTKGIVVDLSRHMNKVLEINEKEGWVRVQTGVVKDQLNDVIRPYGYFFSPDLSTSNRATLGGMINTDASGQGSLKYGKTSDHVLSLQAVFADGSVFESDMSQGRPQEGEYAYQALQVTEQVCRSKREQINAKFPPLNRFLTGYDLKNAIDEETQSFDLTRVLCGAEGSLAFITEAKLNLTPIPKARTLVNVKYNSFDSALRNAPFMVEANALSVETIDSKVLNLAKQDIVWHTVSDLLTDVPGKDMQGINMVEYAGQDVEEVEQQVEALTKRLDQMMEAEQAGIIGYQVCSDVASIGRIYNMRKKAVGLLGAAKGRAKPVAFAEDTCVPPENLADFIVEFRELLDSKSLSYGMFGHVDAGVLHVRPALDLCDPKQEALMHEVSDEVVKLVAKYGGLMWGEHGKGYRSEYGPEFFGDELFTELRRVKAAFDPHNKMNPGKICTPLESQEELVKVTDTKRGYFDRQIDVEVRDSFKQAMECNGNGLCFNYDTSSPMCPSMKVTADRRHSPKGRAGLVREWLRQLTEQGVDILDLEKQALEETSSIKSMLDRVRNSLNKRHEYDFSHEVYEAMNGCLACKACASQCPIKVDVPSFRSRFLNIYYSRYQRPAKDYLVANIESVLPIMAKAPKLVNGVLNQKWVQNLTASAVGYTDAPFMSVPTLKSRLQHHQPFDLQYLAALSKEDKANHVVIVQDPFTSYYDAEVVEDFAKLLTKLGKTPVLLPFKPNGKAQHVKGFLQRFAKSAKSTAMFLQQVADLEVSMVGVDPALVLCYRDEYNEVLGDKRGDFEVLTVHEWLQPRLGEFETFGTSEEEPWYLLAHCTEKTKMPNAEKEWGAIFSHFGSRLNTVPVGCCGMAGTFGHEVDKLQMSKNIYGLSWKPQLEQLPKDRCLITGYSCRSQVKRFEGVKVKHPLQALLQIV, encoded by the coding sequence ATGTTACCAAGATTACACTCTCAATCTGATGTTGATCCCGTCGTACTCAGTTTTTTAGAAGATCTCAGACAATCGGGTTTTACCGGAGACATCGAAAGTCAATACTCTAGCCGCTTGGCTGTCGCGACGGACAATAGTGTTTACCAACAACTCCCTCAATCAGTCGTTCACCCTAAGTCTACTCAAGATGTTGTCCTCATTGGCAGACTCAGTACCCAATCTCAATATGAGCGTATTACGTTTTCACCGCGTGGTGGAGGCACTGGCACCAATGGTCAGTCGCTGACCAAGGGTATCGTGGTGGATTTATCACGCCATATGAACAAGGTGCTGGAAATCAATGAGAAGGAAGGTTGGGTACGCGTTCAGACTGGTGTGGTGAAGGATCAGTTAAACGATGTTATCAGGCCTTATGGCTATTTCTTCTCGCCTGATCTTTCGACCAGTAACCGTGCGACTCTAGGCGGTATGATCAATACTGATGCTTCCGGACAAGGCTCCCTGAAATACGGAAAAACGTCTGATCACGTATTGTCTTTACAAGCCGTTTTTGCTGATGGTTCAGTGTTTGAGTCGGATATGTCACAAGGTCGTCCTCAGGAGGGAGAGTACGCATACCAAGCATTGCAGGTCACAGAGCAAGTTTGTCGTAGCAAGCGTGAGCAAATCAATGCGAAATTTCCCCCTCTCAATCGCTTTCTAACGGGTTATGACTTAAAGAATGCCATTGATGAAGAGACACAGAGCTTCGATTTAACTCGAGTATTATGTGGCGCGGAAGGCTCTTTGGCATTTATTACGGAGGCTAAGCTTAACCTCACTCCAATCCCTAAAGCTCGCACGTTAGTGAACGTGAAATACAACAGTTTTGATTCCGCACTGCGTAACGCCCCATTTATGGTTGAAGCCAATGCGCTTTCAGTAGAAACCATCGACTCAAAAGTACTCAATTTAGCTAAGCAAGACATTGTTTGGCATACCGTCAGTGATTTGCTGACCGATGTGCCCGGTAAAGATATGCAAGGCATCAACATGGTGGAGTATGCAGGCCAAGATGTTGAGGAAGTTGAGCAGCAGGTCGAGGCGCTGACCAAACGTTTGGATCAAATGATGGAAGCCGAGCAAGCGGGCATTATCGGTTATCAGGTGTGCAGTGATGTGGCCAGTATTGGTCGTATCTACAACATGCGTAAAAAAGCGGTTGGTTTGCTTGGTGCAGCGAAAGGAAGAGCTAAGCCTGTCGCATTTGCAGAAGACACTTGTGTCCCGCCTGAAAACCTTGCTGACTTTATTGTTGAGTTCCGAGAGCTACTGGATTCCAAATCTCTCAGCTACGGTATGTTTGGTCACGTTGATGCAGGCGTTCTTCATGTTCGACCTGCGTTAGATTTGTGCGATCCTAAGCAAGAAGCCTTGATGCATGAAGTGTCTGACGAAGTCGTTAAGCTCGTCGCCAAATATGGTGGTTTAATGTGGGGAGAACACGGCAAAGGCTACCGCTCAGAATATGGCCCTGAGTTCTTTGGTGACGAGCTGTTTACTGAGTTGAGAAGAGTTAAAGCGGCGTTTGACCCTCACAACAAGATGAACCCAGGTAAGATCTGCACACCACTAGAGAGCCAAGAAGAACTAGTCAAAGTCACAGATACAAAGCGCGGCTACTTTGATCGCCAGATCGACGTTGAAGTGCGAGACAGCTTTAAGCAGGCGATGGAATGTAACGGTAACGGTCTTTGTTTTAACTACGATACATCTTCGCCAATGTGTCCTTCGATGAAAGTGACGGCAGATCGTCGCCACTCTCCTAAAGGTCGTGCTGGCTTGGTTCGGGAGTGGCTGCGTCAGCTTACAGAGCAGGGTGTGGATATTCTCGATTTGGAGAAGCAGGCTTTAGAAGAAACGTCATCCATCAAGTCAATGCTGGACAGAGTGCGTAATTCGTTAAACAAGCGTCATGAGTATGACTTTTCCCATGAAGTCTACGAAGCGATGAATGGCTGTCTAGCCTGTAAAGCTTGTGCCAGCCAATGCCCGATTAAAGTCGATGTACCAAGCTTCCGTTCAAGGTTCCTCAATATCTATTACTCGCGTTATCAGCGTCCAGCAAAGGACTATCTGGTTGCGAATATAGAATCAGTATTACCGATCATGGCGAAAGCACCTAAGTTAGTTAATGGTGTCCTCAACCAAAAATGGGTCCAAAATCTCACGGCTTCTGCGGTAGGTTATACCGATGCGCCATTCATGTCGGTGCCAACACTCAAGTCGCGATTACAGCATCATCAACCTTTTGATCTGCAATACCTGGCGGCTTTGTCGAAAGAAGATAAAGCGAACCATGTGGTGATCGTACAGGACCCATTTACCAGCTACTACGATGCTGAAGTGGTGGAAGACTTTGCTAAGTTGTTGACTAAACTTGGTAAAACGCCTGTTTTGCTGCCTTTCAAACCTAATGGTAAGGCTCAGCACGTGAAAGGTTTCTTACAGCGTTTTGCCAAAAGTGCTAAGAGCACAGCGATGTTCTTACAACAAGTGGCCGATCTAGAAGTGTCTATGGTTGGTGTCGACCCCGCATTGGTGCTCTGCTATCGCGATGAATACAACGAAGTGCTTGGCGATAAGCGTGGTGACTTCGAAGTGCTGACGGTTCATGAATGGCTGCAACCTAGGTTGGGTGAGTTCGAGACCTTTGGTACGAGTGAAGAAGAACCTTGGTATCTTCTGGCTCACTGTACAGAGAAAACCAAAATGCCAAACGCAGAGAAAGAGTGGGGAGCAATATTCTCGCACTTTGGTTCTCGCTTGAATACGGTACCTGTTGGCTGCTGTGGTATGGCAGGAACGTTCGGCCATGAAGTTGATAAATTGCAGATGTCGAAAAACATTTACGGGCTGAGCTGGAAGCCTCAACTAGAACAATTGCCAAAAGATCGTTGCCTGATAACAGGCTACTCCTGCCGAAGTCAGGTCAAGCGCTTTGAGGGAGTCAAAGTGAAGCATCCTTTACAGGCGCTACTGCAAATTGTGTGA
- a CDS encoding methyltransferase family protein, with translation MEKLERKIPPVALFILIGVLMNHIGHEFHTFSIGLPLPWIVLLACFVISVFVGLSGVYEFRKANTTVNPVNVKEASKIVDSGVFAYSRNPMYLGLFLLLFGFAYWQQNLLCIVFAFGFVLYMNRFQIRPEERALEELFGAAYLDYKQRVRRWI, from the coding sequence ATGGAAAAGTTAGAAAGAAAAATCCCACCTGTCGCGCTGTTTATCCTTATTGGAGTGTTGATGAATCATATTGGCCATGAGTTCCACACTTTTTCAATTGGTTTGCCACTACCTTGGATAGTTTTATTGGCGTGCTTCGTTATTTCAGTGTTTGTTGGGCTATCTGGCGTCTATGAGTTTCGCAAAGCGAATACGACTGTCAATCCAGTCAACGTCAAAGAAGCTTCAAAGATCGTGGATAGTGGTGTCTTTGCTTACTCAAGAAACCCAATGTATTTGGGGCTGTTTTTGTTGCTGTTTGGTTTCGCTTACTGGCAACAAAACTTGTTGTGTATTGTGTTCGCTTTCGGATTTGTTCTATATATGAATCGATTTCAAATTCGTCCTGAAGAGCGCGCCCTTGAAGAGCTTTTTGGAGCCGCTTATTTAGACTACAAGCAACGTGTCAGACGCTGGATATAA
- a CDS encoding DUF3581 domain-containing protein codes for MFLKPYFSNNDKQFQFTRQQASHFAKMVAGDFNPIHDEDNKRFCVPGDLLFAVLLQKEGVSQKMRFDFSGMVSDGVALHIENKCDKEAAVVDESGKEYLHMNREGEVNRDAAFIEHVVTNYVQFSGMNFPHIMVPLMEEQQMMINCQRPLVIYESMEVEFTRLNLSHPEVEFAGATFDVEGKRGVVTLNFDFKEGDEVVGKGVKRMVASGLKPYNQEDIDGLVARFNERKEAFLAQFNKAA; via the coding sequence ATGTTTTTAAAACCATATTTTTCTAACAACGACAAGCAGTTCCAGTTCACTCGTCAGCAAGCAAGCCATTTTGCAAAGATGGTTGCGGGCGACTTCAACCCAATTCACGATGAAGACAACAAGCGCTTCTGCGTTCCGGGCGACCTGCTTTTCGCTGTCTTGTTACAGAAAGAAGGCGTTAGCCAGAAAATGCGTTTTGATTTCTCAGGTATGGTCAGTGATGGTGTTGCTCTGCACATTGAAAACAAGTGTGACAAAGAAGCCGCTGTTGTTGACGAAAGCGGTAAAGAATACCTCCACATGAACCGCGAAGGCGAAGTGAATCGTGATGCCGCATTTATTGAGCATGTCGTAACAAATTACGTTCAGTTCTCAGGCATGAACTTTCCACACATCATGGTTCCATTAATGGAAGAACAGCAGATGATGATCAACTGCCAGCGCCCATTAGTCATTTACGAGAGCATGGAAGTGGAGTTCACTCGTTTAAATCTCTCACATCCAGAAGTCGAGTTTGCAGGCGCAACGTTTGATGTTGAAGGCAAACGTGGTGTCGTCACCTTAAATTTCGACTTTAAAGAAGGCGACGAGGTTGTCGGTAAAGGTGTTAAGCGCATGGTTGCGAGTGGTTTGAAGCCATACAACCAAGAAGACATCGACGGCTTAGTGGCTCGCTTTAACGAGCGCAAAGAGGCATTCTTAGCGCAGTTCAACAAAGCGGCATAG
- the hutH gene encoding histidine ammonia-lyase, translated as MLNLTLKPGNISLKELRQVSRSPARLTLDPEAIPAIDESTKVVEQVIAEDRTVYGINTGFGLLANTRIAPEDLETLQKSIVLSHAAGIGEFMSDETVRLMMVLKINSLARGFSGIRLKVIQALIDLVNSQVYPCVPQKGSVGASGDLAPLAHMSTVLLGEGQARHNGKIISGLEAMKVAGLEPITLAPKEGLALLNGTQASTAFALEGLFAAEDLFASATTCGAMSVEAALGSRRPFDPRIHRVRGHRGQMDAALAYRHVLDANSGIGDSHTGCEKVQDPYSLRCQPQVMGACLQQIRNAADILEVEANSVSDNPLVFAEDGDIISGGNFHAEPVAMAADNLALAIAEIGSLSERRMALLIDSALSKLPPFLVDNGGVNSGFMIAQVTSAALASENKTLAHPASVDSLPTSANQEDHVSMATFAGRRLREMAENTRGILAVEYLAAAQGIDFRAPNKSSAKVEEAKQILREKVPFYDKDRYFAPDIEQANSLLKLAVHNHLMPDSILPSL; from the coding sequence ATGTTAAATTTAACGCTAAAGCCGGGAAATATTAGCTTAAAAGAACTCCGTCAGGTGAGTCGCTCTCCTGCAAGATTGACTCTGGATCCAGAAGCCATTCCTGCTATCGATGAAAGCACTAAAGTGGTTGAACAAGTGATCGCCGAAGACCGCACTGTCTACGGTATCAACACCGGCTTTGGTCTGCTTGCTAACACTCGTATTGCCCCAGAAGATCTCGAAACGCTGCAAAAGAGTATCGTACTGTCGCACGCGGCCGGTATCGGCGAGTTCATGTCAGATGAAACGGTTCGTCTGATGATGGTACTCAAGATCAACAGCCTTGCTCGCGGTTTTTCCGGTATTCGCCTTAAAGTCATTCAGGCGCTGATTGATCTAGTGAACTCTCAAGTCTATCCATGTGTGCCACAAAAAGGCTCTGTCGGCGCTTCTGGTGACCTGGCGCCACTGGCGCACATGAGTACCGTATTACTCGGTGAAGGTCAGGCTCGCCACAACGGTAAGATCATCTCAGGTCTGGAAGCGATGAAAGTCGCTGGCCTTGAACCAATCACACTTGCGCCTAAAGAAGGCCTTGCGCTGCTTAACGGCACTCAAGCATCGACTGCCTTTGCGCTCGAGGGCTTGTTTGCGGCTGAAGATCTGTTTGCTTCTGCGACCACCTGTGGCGCAATGTCTGTAGAAGCGGCACTGGGAAGCCGTCGTCCATTCGACCCTCGTATTCACCGCGTGCGTGGTCATCGAGGCCAGATGGACGCTGCACTGGCGTACCGCCACGTTTTGGACGCCAATAGTGGAATCGGTGACTCACACACAGGTTGTGAGAAAGTTCAGGATCCATACTCGCTGCGCTGTCAGCCTCAAGTTATGGGCGCGTGTTTACAACAAATCCGTAACGCCGCAGACATTCTGGAGGTGGAAGCCAACTCTGTCTCTGATAACCCTCTGGTTTTCGCTGAAGACGGTGACATCATCTCCGGTGGTAACTTCCATGCTGAGCCTGTCGCCATGGCAGCGGATAACCTAGCTTTAGCCATTGCTGAGATTGGCAGTCTCTCTGAGCGTCGTATGGCACTTTTGATCGACAGCGCATTGAGTAAGCTACCACCTTTCTTAGTCGACAACGGCGGTGTTAACTCAGGCTTTATGATTGCTCAGGTCACTTCCGCTGCATTAGCAAGTGAAAATAAAACGCTGGCTCACCCTGCGTCTGTTGATAGCTTACCAACATCGGCAAACCAAGAAGATCATGTCTCGATGGCAACCTTTGCTGGGCGCCGTCTGCGTGAGATGGCAGAGAATACTCGCGGCATTTTAGCGGTTGAGTATCTTGCGGCCGCTCAGGGAATAGACTTCCGTGCTCCAAACAAGTCGTCTGCGAAAGTCGAAGAAGCAAAACAGATCTTGCGTGAGAAAGTACCGTTCTACGATAAAGACCGTTACTTTGCGCCAGACATTGAGCAAGCAAACAGTTTACTCAAGCTTGCCGTGCACAATCATCTGATGCCAGATTCGATTTTACCTAGTCTCTGA
- the hutU gene encoding urocanate hydratase, protein MTERQVEDMRLDTTRTIRAPHGTDLRAKSWLTEAPLRMLMNNLDPDVAEHPHSLVVYGGIGRAARNWECFDKIVEVLERLEDDQTLLVQSGKPVGVFPTHKNAPRVLIANSNLVPHWANWEHFNELDKEGLMMYGQMTAGSWIYIGSQGIVQGTYETFVSVAKKHFDGKANGRWILTGGLGGMGGAQPLAGTMAGFSMIAVECDESRIDYRLRTGYVDKKATSLDEALAIIYESEEPVSVGLLANAADVFPELVERNITPDVVTDQTSAHDPLNGYLPIGWSMEHAADMRKQDEAVVVKAAKESMAIQVKAMLELQERGAATLDYGNNIRQMALEEGVDNAFDFPGFVPAYIRPLFCEGIGPFRWAALSGDPEDIYKTDQKVKELIPDNPHLHNWLDMARERIQFQGLPARICWVGLKDRERLGQAFNEMVKNGELKAPVVIGRDHLDSGSVASPNRETEGMIDGSDAVSDWPLLNALLNTAGGATWVSLHHGGGVGMGFSQHSGMVICCDGSDDASERIARVLHNDPGTGVMRHADAGYDIAKQCAADQGLDLPMLNEELKKLK, encoded by the coding sequence ATGACGGAACGCCAAGTAGAAGATATGCGTCTCGATACTACCCGCACCATTCGTGCCCCACATGGCACGGATCTGAGAGCAAAATCTTGGCTGACTGAAGCCCCGCTTCGCATGTTAATGAACAATCTGGATCCTGACGTCGCTGAGCATCCTCATTCGCTGGTTGTGTACGGTGGTATTGGCCGTGCAGCGAGAAACTGGGAATGTTTTGACAAGATTGTTGAAGTTTTAGAGCGTTTGGAAGACGACCAAACCTTGCTGGTTCAGTCTGGTAAACCTGTTGGTGTATTCCCGACACACAAAAATGCACCACGTGTTCTTATTGCAAACTCAAACCTAGTACCGCATTGGGCGAACTGGGAGCACTTTAATGAGCTGGATAAAGAAGGCTTGATGATGTACGGCCAGATGACCGCTGGTAGCTGGATATACATCGGTTCACAGGGCATTGTTCAAGGCACTTATGAGACGTTTGTTTCTGTTGCGAAGAAGCACTTTGATGGTAAAGCAAACGGACGTTGGATTCTAACCGGTGGCCTTGGCGGCATGGGCGGCGCTCAACCTCTGGCTGGCACCATGGCGGGCTTCTCTATGATCGCGGTTGAGTGTGACGAGTCTCGTATCGATTATCGTCTACGTACAGGCTACGTTGACAAAAAGGCCACCAGCTTAGATGAAGCACTGGCAATCATTTATGAATCTGAAGAGCCTGTGTCTGTCGGCCTACTAGCAAACGCGGCAGATGTATTCCCTGAGCTGGTTGAGCGCAACATCACGCCAGATGTCGTGACAGACCAAACTTCAGCACACGACCCACTCAACGGTTACCTTCCAATTGGTTGGTCGATGGAACACGCAGCCGATATGCGTAAGCAAGATGAAGCCGTTGTTGTCAAAGCAGCCAAAGAATCGATGGCGATTCAAGTTAAAGCGATGCTTGAGCTTCAAGAACGCGGTGCAGCGACTCTAGATTACGGCAATAACATCCGTCAAATGGCCCTAGAAGAAGGCGTAGATAACGCGTTTGACTTCCCGGGTTTCGTTCCAGCTTATATTCGCCCACTCTTCTGTGAAGGTATTGGTCCATTCCGCTGGGCTGCACTATCCGGTGACCCAGAAGATATCTACAAAACCGATCAGAAAGTCAAAGAGTTAATCCCTGACAACCCACACTTGCACAACTGGCTAGACATGGCTCGCGAGCGTATTCAGTTCCAAGGCCTACCTGCTCGCATTTGTTGGGTTGGATTGAAAGATCGTGAGCGTCTAGGTCAAGCATTCAATGAAATGGTCAAAAATGGCGAACTTAAAGCGCCGGTTGTCATAGGTCGTGACCACCTAGATTCAGGTTCAGTAGCCAGCCCTAACCGTGAAACAGAAGGCATGATTGACGGTTCTGATGCCGTGTCAGATTGGCCTCTGCTGAATGCTCTGCTAAATACAGCAGGTGGTGCTACTTGGGTTTCACTCCACCATGGTGGCGGTGTAGGAATGGGCTTCTCTCAACATTCTGGTATGGTTATTTGTTGTGATGGCAGCGATGATGCGTCTGAGCGAATTGCTCGCGTTCTTCACAATGACCCAGGCACAGGCGTGATGCGTCATGCAGATGCTGGCTATGATATCGCCAAGCAATGCGCAGCAGACCAAGGGCTCGACCTACCTATGCTCAATGAAGAGCTGAAGAAGCTTAAGTAA
- the hutG gene encoding formimidoylglutamase produces the protein MSNLPTTNQDFHWQGRHDAEDGAMGKRVHHVIKQLQVQDLEPYRNAVSVLGFACDAGVARNKGRVGAKKAPDLIRRALANMAWHKESALIDLGNVVCEDDLLEQYQSECADVIAAALRSTPVITLGGGHEVAWASFQGLARYFEYLNPVTPPKIGIINFDAHFDLRAFESNNADVKPSSGTPFNQIYDYCQKHDWPFHYACLGVSRASNTQALFERAKELNVWFVEDKDLAHLNHIYHLTQLQHFIDNCDYIYLTIDLDVFPAATAPGVSAPAARGVSMDTLALFLDRILHYKQKLVIADIAEYNPTYDVDSQTARLAARLCWDIANAFSEK, from the coding sequence ATGTCTAATCTACCAACGACTAACCAGGATTTTCACTGGCAAGGACGCCATGACGCTGAAGATGGTGCGATGGGAAAACGCGTCCATCACGTTATCAAACAGCTGCAAGTACAGGATCTCGAACCTTATCGAAACGCTGTGAGCGTCTTGGGCTTCGCCTGCGATGCAGGTGTTGCGCGAAACAAAGGTCGCGTCGGCGCTAAAAAAGCACCTGATTTGATTAGACGAGCACTTGCCAACATGGCTTGGCACAAAGAAAGCGCACTTATCGATTTAGGTAATGTCGTCTGTGAAGATGACTTGCTGGAACAATACCAATCAGAATGTGCCGATGTCATCGCCGCAGCGCTTCGCTCTACTCCAGTTATCACACTAGGCGGCGGTCATGAAGTGGCTTGGGCTTCCTTTCAAGGACTTGCACGCTACTTCGAGTACCTCAACCCAGTAACGCCGCCTAAGATTGGTATCATCAACTTTGATGCTCACTTTGATTTACGTGCGTTTGAAAGCAATAACGCCGACGTAAAGCCCAGCTCTGGGACACCATTTAATCAAATTTATGATTACTGCCAAAAGCATGACTGGCCGTTCCATTACGCCTGCCTAGGTGTCAGCAGAGCCAGTAACACGCAAGCCTTGTTTGAGCGAGCCAAAGAGCTCAACGTGTGGTTCGTCGAGGACAAAGATCTCGCGCATTTAAACCACATCTATCATCTGACCCAGTTGCAGCATTTCATCGATAATTGCGATTACATCTATCTCACCATCGATCTTGATGTCTTCCCTGCTGCGACAGCTCCGGGCGTCAGTGCCCCTGCCGCCAGAGGCGTCAGTATGGATACGTTAGCACTCTTTTTAGACCGAATTTTACACTACAAACAGAAGTTGGTTATTGCCGACATCGCTGAGTACAACCCTACTTATGACGTTGACAGTCAGACGGCGCGGTTAGCTGCAAGGCTTTGTTGGGATATCGCTAACGCCTTTTCCGAAAAATAG
- the hutI gene encoding imidazolonepropionase codes for MLGSASSSLKTDSQELLLTNARLVSMVAGSQGYSVSEPSSLLIKGGKIAQIGGSELSCTNSYDCNHQLVTPGFVDCHTHLVYAGNRANEFEMRLNGVPYPEIAKQGGGILSTVRATREASEEALINLALPRLDGLIRTGVTSVEVKSGYGLTVKDEIKMLRAAKALEEHRKIRITTTLLAAHALPPEYAGKADDYIKLVCDEIIPLVAEEKLATSVDVFCESIGFNLEQTEKVFAAAKQYGLHVKGHTEQLSNLGGTALTARYQGLSADHIEYLDEEGVKALAQSRTVATLLPGAFYFLRETQLPPIELLRQHNIPMAIATDLNPGTSPFSDLTMMMNMGCTLFGLTPEETLRGVTCNAAHALGFGDSRGQIQLGYDADLAIWDVSHPADFSYQQGLSRLSARVVNGELEYV; via the coding sequence ATGCTTGGAAGCGCTTCTTCATCCTTAAAAACCGACAGCCAAGAGTTGCTGCTAACTAATGCACGACTGGTCTCTATGGTCGCTGGATCGCAAGGGTATTCCGTTTCAGAACCAAGTAGCCTTCTTATTAAGGGTGGAAAGATCGCGCAAATCGGTGGCTCCGAGCTTTCTTGCACCAACTCTTATGATTGTAACCACCAGTTGGTCACACCTGGGTTTGTTGATTGCCACACTCACCTAGTCTATGCAGGCAATCGCGCCAATGAGTTTGAAATGCGTCTTAATGGTGTCCCATACCCGGAGATTGCCAAGCAAGGTGGCGGTATTCTATCAACCGTTCGTGCAACTCGAGAAGCGAGTGAAGAAGCTTTAATTAACCTCGCACTGCCACGATTGGACGGTTTAATTCGAACTGGTGTTACATCAGTAGAAGTAAAGTCGGGTTACGGTCTGACTGTAAAAGATGAGATCAAAATGCTACGTGCAGCAAAAGCACTAGAAGAGCACCGTAAAATTCGAATCACCACAACATTACTCGCAGCACATGCCCTTCCTCCAGAATATGCCGGTAAAGCGGATGACTACATTAAATTGGTGTGTGACGAAATTATTCCTCTTGTCGCAGAAGAGAAACTAGCCACCAGCGTCGATGTATTCTGTGAATCGATTGGCTTCAACTTGGAACAAACCGAAAAAGTATTCGCTGCTGCCAAACAATATGGTCTGCATGTAAAAGGTCATACTGAGCAACTGTCTAACTTAGGTGGCACAGCCCTAACCGCTCGCTATCAAGGACTGTCAGCAGATCATATTGAATATCTCGATGAAGAAGGCGTAAAAGCACTCGCCCAATCTAGAACGGTTGCCACGCTGCTACCTGGGGCGTTTTACTTCTTACGAGAAACCCAGCTACCACCCATTGAGCTGCTTCGTCAACACAATATTCCAATGGCAATAGCAACGGATCTTAACCCGGGCACCTCGCCTTTCTCAGATTTGACTATGATGATGAATATGGGCTGTACACTTTTTGGCCTAACACCTGAGGAAACATTGCGTGGCGTGACTTGCAATGCTGCTCACGCGCTAGGCTTCGGTGACAGCCGAGGGCAAATTCAGCTGGGCTATGATGCTGATCTTGCTATTTGGGATGTGAGCCACCCTGCCGATTTCAGTTATCAGCAGGGTTTGTCACGCTTGTCTGCTCGTGTGGTAAACGGAGAACTGGAATATGTCTAA
- the hutC gene encoding histidine utilization repressor has translation MSQSPLYLQIKQYITDKIDSGYWPVGHRISTELELTEQFEVSRMTVNKAIRDLVAEGKLQRRPRLGTFVCAPDDKAESPLLDIQNIAEEVKLRGKTYSSKVIKQASMLADETVAIKLGVMLNSPIFYSEIIHFEDNSPIQYELRWVNSTYAPDYLEQDFTQITPNQYLSENCPLSAIEHTVEAIVADDEVRNALRLGANEPCLLLNRRTWSQDKLVSSALLYHPGTRYKLSSKILLS, from the coding sequence ATGAGCCAATCGCCATTATATCTTCAAATAAAACAATATATTACTGACAAAATCGATTCCGGATATTGGCCTGTGGGTCATCGTATATCGACTGAACTGGAGCTAACAGAACAGTTCGAAGTTAGCCGGATGACAGTCAATAAAGCAATTCGTGATCTAGTCGCTGAAGGTAAGCTTCAAAGGCGGCCTAGGCTCGGCACATTTGTTTGTGCACCAGATGATAAAGCAGAGTCTCCATTACTGGATATTCAAAATATTGCCGAAGAAGTGAAGCTACGTGGTAAAACCTACTCTAGCAAAGTGATTAAGCAAGCCTCGATGCTCGCCGACGAAACTGTTGCAATAAAGTTAGGAGTGATGTTGAACAGCCCGATTTTCTATAGTGAAATCATTCACTTTGAAGATAATTCTCCTATTCAATATGAACTTCGCTGGGTTAATAGCACTTATGCGCCTGATTATCTTGAACAAGACTTTACCCAAATCACCCCAAACCAGTACCTATCCGAAAATTGCCCACTAAGTGCTATCGAACATACCGTTGAAGCCATCGTTGCAGATGATGAGGTGCGTAATGCCTTGAGACTCGGGGCTAATGAACCTTGCCTGCTACTGAACAGAAGGACATGGAGCCAAGATAAGCTCGTGAGTTCTGCATTGCTTTACCACCCGGGCACTCGCTACAAATTAAGCTCCAAAATATTACTCAGTTAA